A part of Citrifermentans bremense genomic DNA contains:
- a CDS encoding amylo-alpha-1,6-glucosidase gives MTTVTRDFHFDRHDEKAKTRQLLEQEWLLTNGLGGYASGTVCGALTRRYHGLLIAAFPSPLGRMVMLNRLTEAIRFPDGSTVRFGGDQREGGRLDFEGIDYLTGFRLEDGLPVWRYEIMGSVIEKQLVMVHKQNTVHLIYRLISGEQKVRLKLQPYLQFRPHDASVDQVVDDPYMFTAVQNRYQISIGSHSPQLRLVINGGRGNFTLEEKQSTDIFYDVENARGYDALGTLWTAGYFAVDLAADQDAALTASTESWETLAALPPEAALAMERERRRLLLAAADPKARQGLAAELVLATDQFIITPAGRHKDSVRAHAMGDEVCTVIAGYHWFTDWGRDTMISLEGLTLATGRHMEAGWILRTFAHYVRNGLIPNLFPEGHNDGLYHTADASLWFFHAVNRYLNHTGDDATLQMIMPQLRQIIDKHLSGTSFGIGVDPGDGLLRQGAEGYQLTWMDAKVGDWVVTPRRGKAVELNALWYNALRLMQQWTEKDDPAYSRQLGSFAEQTCRSFNSRFWYQEGGYLYDLVDGEQGDDDACRPNQLFAISLEHPVLDREKWSPVLETVRKRLLTPVGLRTLAHGHPDYKPTYHGDLRARDAAYHQGTVWPWLIGTFIDSWLKLYPDQVPTAHSFLDGLASQMSQQCMGSISEIFDAEKPYLPKGCIAQAWSVAEMLRCWLKTAP, from the coding sequence ATGACCACAGTGACACGAGACTTCCATTTCGACCGCCATGACGAAAAGGCGAAGACCCGGCAGCTCCTGGAACAGGAGTGGCTTCTCACCAACGGGCTGGGAGGCTACGCCTCCGGCACCGTCTGCGGCGCCCTCACCCGCCGCTATCACGGGCTCCTCATCGCGGCCTTCCCCTCGCCGCTTGGGCGCATGGTGATGCTGAACCGACTCACCGAGGCGATCCGCTTCCCCGATGGAAGCACGGTCCGCTTCGGCGGCGACCAAAGGGAGGGTGGGCGGCTCGACTTCGAGGGGATCGACTACCTGACCGGGTTCCGCCTGGAAGACGGGCTACCGGTCTGGCGCTACGAGATCATGGGAAGCGTGATCGAGAAGCAGCTGGTGATGGTGCACAAGCAGAACACGGTGCACCTGATCTACCGCCTTATCTCTGGCGAGCAGAAGGTGAGGCTCAAGCTGCAGCCCTACCTGCAGTTCCGCCCCCACGACGCCTCGGTGGACCAGGTGGTGGACGACCCGTACATGTTCACCGCGGTGCAAAACCGCTACCAGATCTCCATCGGGAGCCATTCGCCGCAGTTGAGGCTCGTCATCAACGGGGGACGCGGCAACTTCACCCTGGAGGAGAAGCAGAGCACAGACATCTTCTACGACGTTGAAAACGCCCGCGGCTACGACGCCCTGGGGACGCTTTGGACCGCCGGGTACTTCGCGGTCGACCTCGCGGCGGACCAGGACGCGGCGCTCACCGCTTCCACGGAGAGCTGGGAGACCCTGGCCGCGCTCCCCCCCGAGGCGGCGCTCGCCATGGAGCGCGAGCGGCGCAGGCTCCTTCTGGCAGCTGCAGACCCGAAAGCCAGACAGGGGCTCGCGGCAGAGCTCGTACTCGCCACGGACCAGTTCATCATTACCCCGGCCGGCAGGCACAAGGACAGCGTGCGCGCCCACGCCATGGGGGACGAGGTCTGCACCGTGATCGCCGGCTACCACTGGTTCACCGACTGGGGGCGCGACACCATGATCTCGCTGGAGGGGCTGACCCTCGCCACCGGCCGCCACATGGAGGCCGGCTGGATCCTGCGCACCTTCGCCCACTACGTGAGAAACGGGCTGATACCGAACCTCTTCCCGGAAGGTCACAACGACGGTCTCTACCACACCGCGGACGCGAGCCTCTGGTTCTTCCATGCCGTCAACCGCTACCTGAACCATACCGGCGACGACGCGACGCTGCAGATGATCATGCCCCAGCTGCGGCAGATCATCGACAAGCACCTCTCCGGCACCAGCTTCGGCATCGGGGTGGATCCAGGCGACGGCCTGCTCCGGCAGGGGGCCGAGGGGTACCAGCTCACCTGGATGGACGCGAAAGTCGGCGACTGGGTGGTGACCCCGCGCCGCGGGAAGGCGGTGGAGCTGAACGCCCTGTGGTACAACGCGCTCAGGCTGATGCAGCAGTGGACCGAAAAGGACGACCCCGCCTATTCGCGCCAGCTGGGATCCTTCGCCGAGCAGACCTGCCGCTCCTTCAACAGCCGTTTCTGGTACCAGGAAGGGGGCTATCTTTACGACCTGGTGGACGGCGAGCAGGGGGACGACGACGCCTGCCGCCCGAACCAGCTCTTCGCCATCTCCCTGGAGCACCCGGTGCTGGATCGGGAGAAGTGGTCCCCGGTGCTGGAGACGGTGCGCAAGCGCCTGCTCACCCCGGTCGGTCTGCGCACGCTCGCCCACGGGCACCCCGACTACAAGCCGACCTACCACGGCGACCTAAGGGCCCGTGACGCGGCCTACCATCAGGGGACCGTCTGGCCCTGGCTGATCGGCACCTTCATCGACTCATGGTTGAAGCTCTACCCCGACCAGGTCCCGACTGCGCACAGCTTCCTGGACGGGCTGGCAAGCCAGATGAGCCAGCAGTGCATGGGCTCCATCAGCGAGATCTTCGACGCCGAAAAGCCCTACCTTCCCAAGGGGTGCATCGCCCAGGCCTGGAGCGTGGCGGAGATGCTCAGGTGCTGGCTGAAGACCGCGCCCTGA
- a CDS encoding BON domain-containing protein: MAKFRRMAMVILCACMMASFTTGCRTTPKHDSAGEYVDDTVITTRVKAAIFDELALKTFQINVTTFQGVVQLSGFVDSAENARRAGEIARGVKGVKEVRNDLIAK; this comes from the coding sequence ATGGCAAAGTTTCGACGGATGGCAATGGTTATCCTTTGTGCCTGCATGATGGCCTCCTTCACCACGGGCTGCAGGACCACGCCCAAACACGACAGCGCTGGGGAGTACGTCGACGACACCGTGATTACCACCCGCGTGAAAGCGGCTATCTTCGACGAGTTGGCGCTGAAGACCTTCCAGATCAACGTCACTACCTTCCAGGGCGTGGTGCAATTGAGCGGGTTCGTGGACTCGGCCGAGAACGCCAGGCGGGCAGGGGAGATCGCCCGCGGCGTCAAGGGGGTAAAAGAGGTGAGAAACGACCTGATCGCCAAGTAG
- a CDS encoding uracil-DNA glycosylase has protein sequence MVEMDERETVLGSLKGYLAELLESGVDELPLTAQPVAAERARSVAPRSQEARAEAPPPPRPETVPAPPAPEEREGVTAPEEPCRIEGDPQARLLFVMHGSGFSGEAGGLLEKIVAAMGFSKEEVCLFSLPPGGVSRAALAGRIASLAPEVVVSMGEEATSLLLQSEAPLQRLRGRFHDLAGIPLMPTHHPEAMLENQGLKRDAWNDMQKVMGRLGKGR, from the coding sequence ATGGTCGAGATGGACGAAAGGGAAACCGTGCTTGGCTCGCTGAAAGGTTACCTGGCCGAGCTTTTGGAGAGCGGCGTGGACGAACTCCCCCTCACGGCTCAGCCGGTTGCCGCAGAGAGGGCTAGGAGCGTCGCCCCTCGGTCCCAGGAGGCTCGCGCGGAAGCGCCGCCGCCCCCTCGCCCGGAGACTGTTCCGGCGCCCCCCGCTCCAGAAGAAAGGGAAGGCGTCACAGCACCGGAGGAGCCCTGCCGCATCGAGGGGGACCCGCAAGCCCGGCTTCTCTTCGTCATGCACGGATCAGGATTCAGCGGTGAGGCGGGAGGTCTCCTGGAGAAGATCGTCGCCGCCATGGGGTTCAGCAAGGAAGAGGTCTGCCTCTTCAGCCTTCCCCCAGGCGGGGTTTCGCGCGCCGCCCTCGCCGGCCGGATCGCATCCCTGGCCCCGGAGGTGGTGGTAAGCATGGGGGAGGAGGCTACCTCCCTGCTGCTCCAAAGCGAGGCCCCATTGCAGCGGCTGCGCGGCAGGTTCCACGACCTGGCTGGAATACCGCTCATGCCGACGCACCACCCCGAGGCGATGCTGGAAAACCAGGGGCTGAAACGGGACGCATGGAACGACATGCAAAAGGTCATGGGGCGTCTGGGGAAAGGGCGTTAG